From the genome of Amycolatopsis camponoti:
TCAGCACGCGGGGGAGCCACAGGGGCAGCGGATCATCGTCACCGGCCGGCTGCTCGACGGCGAGGGCCGCCCGGTGCGCGACTCCCTCGTCGAGATCTGGCAGGCGAACGCGGGCGGCCGCTACCGCCACACCGGCGACCGCTGGCCGTCGCCGCTCGACCCGAACTTCGACGGCGTCGGGCGTGCCCTGACCGACAGCGACGGCCGCTACACCTTCACCACCATCAAGCCGGGCGCGTACCCGTGGAAGAACCACGACAACGCCTGGCGCCCCGCGCACATCCACTTCTCGGTGTTCGGTTCGGCGTTCACGCAGCGCCTGGTCACCCAGATGTACTTCCCGGACGACCCGCTCTTCTCCCAGGACCCGATCTTCAACTCCATCCCGGACGAGAAGGCCCGGCAGCGCATGGTCTCGCGCTACGACCACGAGATCACCCAGTCGGAGTGGGCGCTGGGGTTCCAGTTCGACATCGTGCTGCGCGGGCGCGACGCGTCGGTGTTCGAAGAGGAAGAGGACGAAGACGAATGACCAGCCTGCTTCCCACCCCTTCGCAGACCGTCGGCCCGTACCTGTCGATCGGGCTGCCCTGGCCCGACGGCCCGCACGTCGTGCCCGAGGGCACGCCCGGAGCGTTCTGGATCCGCGGCACCGTCCGCGACGGCAACGGCGACCCGGTCCCGGACGCGATGATCGAGACGTGGCAGGCCGACCCGGACGGCGGGTTCCGCCACCCCGACGACCCGCGCGGCGAAGCGTCGGGCGACTTCCGCGGCTTCGGCCGCTGTCCGACCACGCCTGAGGGCACGTACGGCATCCTCACCCTGCTCCCGGGCGTGGTGCCCGGCGAGGGCGGCACCACGCAGGCCCGCCACATCGACGTGTCGGTGTTCGCCCGCGGCCTGCTCAACCGGGTCGTCACGCGGATCTACTTCGAAGACCAGGACAACTCCGCAGACCCGGTACTGGCGACGGTCCCGGAGGAGCGGCGTGGCACCTTGATCGCGGCGAAGACCGAGGACGGCTACCGGTTCGACGTGCGCCTCCAGGGCGACGGAGAGACGGTGTTCTTCCGGGTATGACGAACGCGAACGGAGGTGACGGCGTGGGCGCCGTGCGGCTGCACCGGGTCGTCGAAGGGCCTGAAGACGGTCCGGTGGTGGTGTTCGGCGGGTCGCTCGGCAGCGACCTGAGGATGTGGGAACCCCAGGTCGTGCCGCTGCTGGAGCGCGGCTTCCGGGTGGTCCGCTACGACACGCGCGGGCACGGCGCTTCGCCGGTGCCGCCGGGGCCGTACGACCTCGAAGACCTCGGCTTCGACTTCCTCCGGCTGCTCGAAGACCTCGGCGTCGCGAAAGCGCACTTCGTGGGCCTGTCGCTCGGGGCGATGACGGGCATGTGGCTCGGCGCCCACGCGCCGGACCGGATCGCGAGCCTGGTGCTCTGCTGCACGTCCGCGAAGCTCGGCCCGCCGGAGATGTGGGCAGACCGGGCGCGCACGGTGCTCGAGAAGGGCACCGGCGCGGTGGCCGCCGCCGGCGTCACCCGCTGGCTGACGCCGGCCTACGCCGAGCGGCACCCGGACCGGGCCGCGTACCTGCGCTCGATGATCGCCGCGGTCCCGGCCGAGGGCTACGCGGCCTGCTGCGGCGCGATCGAGCGGATGGACCTGCTCGACGTGCTGCCGAAGATCACCGCGCCGACCCTGGTCATCGCGGGCGCCGACGACCCGGCCACCCCACCGGAGGGCCACGCCGACCTGATCGCGGCGGGCATCCCGGGCGCGCGGCTGGAGGTCGTGCCGGACGCCGCGCACCTGGGCAGCTACGAGCGGCCCGAAGAATTCACGAGGCTGATCCTCGAGCACTTGGAGGCGCTGTGACACCGAAAGACATGAGCACAGACCGTCACGACCAGGGCATGAAGGTCCGGCGCGAGGTGCTCGGCGACGAGCACGTCGACCGCGCCGTCGCGGGCACCACGGAGTTCAGCCGCCCGTTCCAGGACTACATCACCGAAGGTGCGTGGGGCTCGGTCTGGGCCCGCGACGGCCTCGACCGCCGGACGCGCAGCTGCGTGACGCTCGCGGCGCTGACCGCGTTGCAGGCGCACAACGAGCTGGCGATGCACGTCCGCGCGGCGATCCGCAACGGTCTTACGGCGGCGGAGATCGGCGAGGTCCTGCTGCACACGGCGGTCTACGCGGGAGCCCCGGCGGCGAACGCGGCGTTCGCCATCGCCCAGCGCACCCTGGCCGAGCTCGGCGAGCCGACCGCCCTGCCGGCGGACGCCGGATAAGGTGCCGGGCATGGACACGGGGAGGCCCATCGAAGTCGAGCTGGCCAGCGAGCCGGCCCACCGCGGTGCCCACCACGTCCAGTCACTGGAGCGCGGCCTGGCCGTGATCAAGGCCTTCCACGCCGGCGCGGCGGAGCTGACCTTGAGCGACGTCGCCCGGGCGACGGGTCTGACCCGCGCCGCGGCCAGACGGTTCCTGCTGACCCTGACCGACCTGGGCTACGTCCGCACGGACGGCAAGTACTTCTCGTTGACGGCACGGGTACTGGAGCTGGGGTATTCGTACCTGTCGAGCATGACGCTGCCCGAGGTCGCCCAGCCCCACCTGGAGCACCTGTCGGCGGGAGTGCACGAGTCGAGCTCGGTGTCGGTCCTGGAGGGAACGGACATCGTCTACGTGGCGCGAGTGGCGGTCTCGCGCATCATGACGGTGAGCATCAACGTGGGAACCCGCTTCCCGGCGTACGCGACATCGATGGGTCACGTCCTGCTGTCCGGCCTGAGCAAGGCGGAGCTGGAGGCTTACTTCGTGGTAGCCAAGCTCAACCGCCTGACGGACCGCACGGTGACGGCCCCGGACCGCCTCCGCGAGGAGCTGGCCAAGGTGACGGAGCAGGGCTGGGCAATGGTGGACCAGGAGCTGGAGGAAGGCCTCCGCTCGGTGGCGGCCCCGATCCACGACCGCGGAGGCCGAGTGGCGGCGGCGGTCAACCTGTCGACCCACGCGAGCCGCACCACGGCCGAGTCGGTGGAGCGGGATTTGGTGCCCCCACTGCTGGAGACGGCCCGAGCAATAGAGGCCGACTTGGCAGTCGGCGCCCCAGGCCGAGCCCATGGCTGAGAACGCAAGCCGGGTGGCGGGGGCCGCCGAGTACCGAGGGTGGGGTGCATCGGCCGAGTCCGCGGACGGGGTGCCCACCGGGCGGTCGGTGCTCCGATGACCCCGCCCGTCGCCGGCTTGCTGCTCGCCGCCGGGGCCGGTCGGCGGTTCGGTGGCCCCAAAGCGCTCGCCGAACTCGAGGGGCGACCTCTCGTCCTCCGGGCGCTCTCCACCCTCTCCGCCGCCGGCTGCCACCCCGTCCGCGTCGTCGTCGGCGCCGCCGCCGAGCAAGTGCGGGCCCTCCTGCCCGACCCCACCCAAGCCGTGTTCGCCGAAGGCTGGGAGACCGGCATGGGCGCCTCCCTCAAAGCCGGCCTGGCCTCCCTCTCCGGCGACCCGGCTCCGGTCGCGGCCCTGGTCCACCTCGTCGACCTGCCGTGGGTCGGCGCCGACATCCTCACCCGCGTCGCCGCGGACGCCACCGCCGAGACCGTCGCCCGCGCGTCCTACGACGGCACCCCCGGCCACCCCGTCCTCCTCGGCCGCCGCTGGTGGTCCGAGATCGCCGGCTCCGCCCAGGGCGACCGCGGCGCCCGGGACTGGCTGGCGACCCGTCCCGATCTGAAGCTCGTCGAGTGCGGCGACCTCGGCAGCGGCCGCGACGTCGACCGCCGGGCCGATCTGCCCGGCCGGTGACCGGCACGCCGCCTACGATCGACAGCGTGACCGACTCGCCCGAAGAACTCGCCGCCGCGCTGGACGCGACCGGCTACCTCGCCGACGACGGGCTCGCCACCGCCGGCTTCCTCGCCCTCCGGATGGGCCGCCCCCTCTTCTGCGAAGGCGAACCCGGCACGGGCAAGACGTCGCTCGCCATCGCGCTGGCCACCGCGCTCGACCGCCCGCTCGTGCGCCTCCAGTGCCACGAAGGCATCGACGCCGCCCAAGCCCTCTACGAATGGGACTTCCCGCGCCAGCTCCTGCACCTGCGCGCCCTCGAAGCCGCCGGCGACGGACGCGTCGACGTCGAGACCGCCGAGCGTTCGCTCTACACCGAACGCTTCCTGCTCGCGCGCCCCCTGCTGCAGGCCCTCATCAGCTCGCCGTGCGTCCTGCTCATCGACGAGATCGACCGCGCCGACGACGAGTTCGAAGCCTTCCTCCTCCAGCTGCTCGACGAGCACGCCGTCACCATCCCCGAATACGGCGAAGTCCGCGCCGCGGAGCCGCCGCTCGTGGTGCTGACGTCGAACCGCACCCGCGAGGTGCACGATGCCCTCAAGCGCCGCTGCCTGTACCACTGGCTGGAACACCCCGACCTGGCGCGAGAGGTCACGATCCTGCGCCGTAGAATCCCCCTAATAGGGGAAGTGTTGGCTCGGCAGATCGCTGAAGCGGTGCATCGGCTCCGCGAAATGGACCTGCTGAAGCCACCAGGAGTAGCGGAGTCACTCGACTGGGCGAGAGCCCTCATGGCTCTGCAGCGGGACGAGCTGGATGCGGCGACGGCGGCGCGAACGCTCGGAGCTGTCCTGAAATACAGCGAAGACCTCGACCGGGTACGGGCCAAGCTCGACGCCTTGTTCGCCTGACCGGCTCGGGGCATCCGAAGGCACGGGAGGGCCGGAGGCATGAGCGTGGTGGCGACGACCGAAACGAGACCGTCGAGCAGGCGGGGAGCGGAACCCGCGGTGACCGCCCGGCGCCGGTGGCCGGCCCGGCTCGCGGCCGCGGCGGCCGTCCTGGGCGGCACCGCGCTGATCGCCGTGCACGCTTCGTTCTACGGCCACTGGCTGATCGACGACGCCGCCATCACCTTCGCCTACTCGCGCAACGTCGCCGACGGGCTCGGGCCGGTGCTCCAGCCCGGCGTGGCGCCCGTCGAGGGGTACTCCAACCCCACCTGGATGATCCTGCTCGCCCTCGGCAAGCTCGTCGGCCTGTTCGACCACGGGACGCTCTTCGGCGTCTCCGACCAGATCCTCTTCCCGAAGGCGCTGGCGCTGGCCTGCTGCGCCGGCGTCCTGGCGCTGTTCTACGCCGGCGCGAAGGCGCTCAGCAGCCGTCCGGCGCTCGTCACCTTCGTCGCCGGAGCCGCGCTCGCCGCCAACCCGTCGTTCGTGATCTGGTGCTTCTCCGGCTTGGAGAACTCCTTCTACGCGTTGACCGTCGCGGCGCTGGCCGTGCTCCTCCTGCGGTCGGTGCTGAGCGACAAACTGCTGACCCACCGCGTCGCGATCGGCGCCGGCGTGATCGCCGTGCTGGCCGCGCTCACCCGCCCCGACGGCATCATCTACGCGGGCGCGTACCCGATCGCCGTCGCCGTCTTCCTCAAGCGGGCCGCGCTCGCCCGCAGCGTCCGCGCGGTGGTCGTCTCGGTCGTGGCGTTCGTCCTGCCCTTCGGCGCGTACGTCGGCTACCGCTGGTTCGAGTTCGGCCGCCTGCTGCCCAACACCGCGATCGCGAAGGGCCAGGAACCGCCCGCCTTCGCCGACCTCGCGCGGCCGGGCGAGATCGTGTCCTACGCGGGCTGGCTGCTCGTCGCCGTCGTCGTGGGCTGCCTGGCCGTGCTGCTGGTCAAGCCCGGACGGCTGCGCATCGGGCTGATCGCGTTGATGGTTCCGCTCGGCTTGGCTTTCGCCGCGTTCATCGTGCTCGAGTACGACTGGATGGGGCACCTGCGGTTCGCGACGCCGGTCTGGACGGTCGGCGCCCTCCTCGGGGCGACCGCGGTCGTCGAGACGTTCGCCGTGGTCCGGGTGCGCGCCCGCGTCGTCCTGGCCTGCCTGCTCGTGGCCGCGTCGGTCAGCGCGGTCGGCGGCTACTACGAGCAAGGCACGAAGTACCGCGCCGACGTGAAGACGGCGATGTGCGCCGTCGCCGAGCGGGACGACACCGCGATCAACGGGTTCGCGGACATCCTGCGGCTGCCGGACACGGCGTCGGCCGGGGTGATCGACCTCGGCGGCACGGCGCTGGGCAGCCGGCTCCGGCTGCTCGACCTCGCCGGGCTCGGCGACGCCCCGATCGCGGATTACCTGCACGTCGCCGACTTCGCCGGCCTGCGGGACTACGTCTTCACGACGGCGAAGCCCGAACTGATCGTCTTCGTCGGCTCGTGGAGCAGCACCCTGCAGTTCGACCAGGACCCGCGGTTCGAGCGCGACTACGCGACGATCTTCGCCCGGAACGACGCGAAGAACCAGGCCACGTACCACGTTCGCCGCGATCTGGTGGACGACGCGAAGCTCGCCGAACTGCGGGCGTTCGCGCAGCGGGCACTGCCTCCGGTCCTGGCGGACAACGACGTGGCGCGGCGTCGCGGCTGCGCGAACATCGTGCCGGGCTTCACGGCCTGACAGTCCACAAAGGACGCCGATTAAATGCGTTGCCCGGCACGCCGGGCTCCGGCATGCTTTTTCCAGTACAGCAGGCAACACCACCGAGAGGAGGAGATCGTGAACCGGCAAGCGAACCGATGCGGCACGATCTCCCGTGCCGTTCGCTGAATCTTCCTGAAGGCTCTTCGCGCCCACCCCTCGCTACCTCGGGTCGGTCGCCGCGAAGAGCGCGGTCTGCGCCCGTCCGGGGAGGGACGTGCGCGCAGGCCGCCCCCGTCCCGGTAGCTCAGCAGGACAGAGCGCGGCGCTACGAACGCCGAGGTCCGAGGTTCGACTCCTCGCCGGGACACCAGAACCGCCGGCACGCGCAGCGGCACAACAGCGCCAAACCGCAGTCAGCAGCCCCCGTTTTCCACGCTAGCGGAGGGCACCGACAATCTCCGGTGCCCACCGTCGCCTTGTCCACAGGCGAGCCCTCCTCGCCGGGTGAGCGCACAATGGAGTCATGACCACCGCCGCCGATCCCGTCGCCGGGTACGCCGGGTTCGCCGCCGCCCTGCGGGAAGCCGGGGTTGCCTGCGATGCGCGTCGCGTGCAGGCCTACCTCGCCGCCGTCGGGGAGATCGATGTCGCCGAACCCACCCAGCTCTACTGGGCCGGCCGGCTCACCCTCTGCTCCAGCCCCGACGACCTCCCGTGCTACGAAGAGGCCTTCAGCCAGTGGTTCTCGATCGAAACCACCACCCCGCAACGCGCGAAAACCGCCGCGCCGAAGCAGGCCCGGATCGCCCCGCTCGTCGACGCCGACGGCGGGAACACCGACGGTGGCGAAGGCCCTGAGCAGCTGAAAGTCGCCGCGAGCACCCAGGAAGTCCTCCGCCACCGCGACCTCGCCGCGCTGACCACCGCCGAACGCGAACACCTCCGCGAGCTCCTCGCCACCCTGAGGCCCGCGCCGCCGAAGCGGCCGGCCTCGCGAAGGACCCCGTCGCACCGGGGGCGGCTCGATCCTTCCCGCACGCTGCGCGCCATGCTCGCCAGCGGCGGCGAGCCCGTGAAACTCGTCTACGCCCGGCGGGGCAGCCGCCCGCGGCGCGTCGTCCTGCTCATCGACGTCTCGGGGTCGATGAGCCCGTACGCCGACGCCCTGCTCCGCTTCGCCCACGTCCTCACGCGCAGCGCGCCCCAGTCCGTCGAGGTCTTCACCCTCGGCACGCGGCTGACCCGGGTCTCGCGCCAGCTGCGTCAACGCGATCCCGAACGCGCCATGCTCGCCGCCGGTTCGGCGGTGCCCGACTTCGCCGGCGGCACCCGCCTCGGCGAGACGCTGCGGGCCTTCCTCGACCGCTGGGGCCAGCGCGGCCTGGCACGGCGCGCCGTGGTCACCGTCTTCTCCGACGGCTGGGAACGCGGTGACACCGGCCTGCTCGGCGAGCAGCTCGCCCGCCTGCGCCGGCTCGCGCACGCCGTATTCTGGGTGAATCCGCACGCCGGCCGTGCGGGGTACGCTCCGGTCCAGTCGGGCATCGTGGCCGCCTTGCCCCACATCGACCGGCTGCTGGCCGGGCACACCCTGGCCACTTTGGAACGACTGCTCGGGGAGATTTCCGATGCGTGACGTACTGGACGACGTGTTCCGCCGCTGGGCCGACGGGGAAACGGTCGGGCTCGGCACCGTGGTCGCCACCTTCTCGTCGGCGCCGCGCGCGCCCGGCGCCGCGATGGTCGTCGCTCCCGACGGCACCGTCGCCGGCAGCGTGTCCGGCGGCTGCGTCGAAGGCGCCGTCTACGAGCTCGCGCAGGAGGTCGTCAGCGAGCGCAAGCCCGTGCTGCAGCGCTACGGCGTCACCGACGACGACGCGTTCGCCGTCGGCCTGACCTGCGGCGGGATCATCGACATCTACGTCGAGCACGTCGACCGCGAGTCGATGCCGGAGCTCGGCGACGTCGTCGCGTCCGTGCGCTCCGGCGAGCCGGTCGCGGTCGTCACGATCATCGAGCACGAGCGCGAGGGCCTGGTCGGCGAGCACATGATCGTGTGGCCGGACCGCACCGAGGGCTCTCTGGGATCGTCGCGGATGGACGACGCCGTGGCCGACGACGCGCGCGGCCTGCTGGCCAGCGGCCGCACCGGCACCCTGCACTACGGTCCCGACGGGCAGCGCCGCGGCGAAGGCATGGCGGTGTTCGTCAACTCCTTCGAGCCGCCGCCGCGGCTGCTCGTGTTCGGCGCGATCGACTTCGCCGCCGCGATGGCCCGCATGGGCGCCTACCTCGGGTACCAGGTCACGGTCTGCGACGCGCGACCGGTGTTCGCCACGAGCAGCCGCTTCCCGGACGCGCACGAGGTCGTCGTCGACTGGCCGCACCGCTACCTGGAGGCCGAAGCCGAGGCGGGCCGCATCGACCAGCGCACGGCCATCGCGGTGCTGACCCACGACCCGAAGTTCGACGTGCCGCTGCTGGAGGTCGCGCTGCGCCTGGACGTCGGCTACGTCGGCGCGATGGGCTCCCGCAAGACCCACGACGACCGCTTCGCCCGCCTGCGCGAAGCCGGGATCACCGAGGGGGAGCTGGACCGGCTGGCGTCGCCGATCGGCCTCGACCTCGGTGCCCGCACGCCGGAAGAGACGGCCGTGTCGATCGCCGCGGAAATCATCGCGTTGCGGTGGGGTGG
Proteins encoded in this window:
- the pcaH gene encoding protocatechuate 3,4-dioxygenase subunit beta, coding for MATPTEFRLPRYGEDPEGTHPPLGYPGYRSTALRHPKQDLVLLPQMLTEVTGPLLGPGRLGELDNDLTRQHAGEPQGQRIIVTGRLLDGEGRPVRDSLVEIWQANAGGRYRHTGDRWPSPLDPNFDGVGRALTDSDGRYTFTTIKPGAYPWKNHDNAWRPAHIHFSVFGSAFTQRLVTQMYFPDDPLFSQDPIFNSIPDEKARQRMVSRYDHEITQSEWALGFQFDIVLRGRDASVFEEEEDEDE
- the pcaG gene encoding protocatechuate 3,4-dioxygenase subunit alpha — its product is MTSLLPTPSQTVGPYLSIGLPWPDGPHVVPEGTPGAFWIRGTVRDGNGDPVPDAMIETWQADPDGGFRHPDDPRGEASGDFRGFGRCPTTPEGTYGILTLLPGVVPGEGGTTQARHIDVSVFARGLLNRVVTRIYFEDQDNSADPVLATVPEERRGTLIAAKTEDGYRFDVRLQGDGETVFFRV
- the pcaD gene encoding 3-oxoadipate enol-lactonase, which produces MTNANGGDGVGAVRLHRVVEGPEDGPVVVFGGSLGSDLRMWEPQVVPLLERGFRVVRYDTRGHGASPVPPGPYDLEDLGFDFLRLLEDLGVAKAHFVGLSLGAMTGMWLGAHAPDRIASLVLCCTSAKLGPPEMWADRARTVLEKGTGAVAAAGVTRWLTPAYAERHPDRAAYLRSMIAAVPAEGYAACCGAIERMDLLDVLPKITAPTLVIAGADDPATPPEGHADLIAAGIPGARLEVVPDAAHLGSYERPEEFTRLILEHLEAL
- the pcaC gene encoding 4-carboxymuconolactone decarboxylase is translated as MSTDRHDQGMKVRREVLGDEHVDRAVAGTTEFSRPFQDYITEGAWGSVWARDGLDRRTRSCVTLAALTALQAHNELAMHVRAAIRNGLTAAEIGEVLLHTAVYAGAPAANAAFAIAQRTLAELGEPTALPADAG
- a CDS encoding IclR family transcriptional regulator domain-containing protein, producing the protein MDTGRPIEVELASEPAHRGAHHVQSLERGLAVIKAFHAGAAELTLSDVARATGLTRAAARRFLLTLTDLGYVRTDGKYFSLTARVLELGYSYLSSMTLPEVAQPHLEHLSAGVHESSSVSVLEGTDIVYVARVAVSRIMTVSINVGTRFPAYATSMGHVLLSGLSKAELEAYFVVAKLNRLTDRTVTAPDRLREELAKVTEQGWAMVDQELEEGLRSVAAPIHDRGGRVAAAVNLSTHASRTTAESVERDLVPPLLETARAIEADLAVGAPGRAHG
- a CDS encoding nucleotidyltransferase family protein, whose product is MTPPVAGLLLAAGAGRRFGGPKALAELEGRPLVLRALSTLSAAGCHPVRVVVGAAAEQVRALLPDPTQAVFAEGWETGMGASLKAGLASLSGDPAPVAALVHLVDLPWVGADILTRVAADATAETVARASYDGTPGHPVLLGRRWWSEIAGSAQGDRGARDWLATRPDLKLVECGDLGSGRDVDRRADLPGR
- a CDS encoding AAA family ATPase, which encodes MTDSPEELAAALDATGYLADDGLATAGFLALRMGRPLFCEGEPGTGKTSLAIALATALDRPLVRLQCHEGIDAAQALYEWDFPRQLLHLRALEAAGDGRVDVETAERSLYTERFLLARPLLQALISSPCVLLIDEIDRADDEFEAFLLQLLDEHAVTIPEYGEVRAAEPPLVVLTSNRTREVHDALKRRCLYHWLEHPDLAREVTILRRRIPLIGEVLARQIAEAVHRLREMDLLKPPGVAESLDWARALMALQRDELDAATAARTLGAVLKYSEDLDRVRAKLDALFA
- a CDS encoding vWA domain-containing protein produces the protein MTTAADPVAGYAGFAAALREAGVACDARRVQAYLAAVGEIDVAEPTQLYWAGRLTLCSSPDDLPCYEEAFSQWFSIETTTPQRAKTAAPKQARIAPLVDADGGNTDGGEGPEQLKVAASTQEVLRHRDLAALTTAEREHLRELLATLRPAPPKRPASRRTPSHRGRLDPSRTLRAMLASGGEPVKLVYARRGSRPRRVVLLIDVSGSMSPYADALLRFAHVLTRSAPQSVEVFTLGTRLTRVSRQLRQRDPERAMLAAGSAVPDFAGGTRLGETLRAFLDRWGQRGLARRAVVTVFSDGWERGDTGLLGEQLARLRRLAHAVFWVNPHAGRAGYAPVQSGIVAALPHIDRLLAGHTLATLERLLGEISDA
- a CDS encoding XdhC family protein, which translates into the protein MRDVLDDVFRRWADGETVGLGTVVATFSSAPRAPGAAMVVAPDGTVAGSVSGGCVEGAVYELAQEVVSERKPVLQRYGVTDDDAFAVGLTCGGIIDIYVEHVDRESMPELGDVVASVRSGEPVAVVTIIEHEREGLVGEHMIVWPDRTEGSLGSSRMDDAVADDARGLLASGRTGTLHYGPDGQRRGEGMAVFVNSFEPPPRLLVFGAIDFAAAMARMGAYLGYQVTVCDARPVFATSSRFPDAHEVVVDWPHRYLEAEAEAGRIDQRTAIAVLTHDPKFDVPLLEVALRLDVGYVGAMGSRKTHDDRFARLREAGITEGELDRLASPIGLDLGARTPEETAVSIAAEIIALRWGGGGKRLAELSGRIHS